From a single Bacillus marinisedimentorum genomic region:
- the htpX gene encoding protease HtpX: MGKRIFLFILTNVLVLTTIMIVLSVFNAGNYIKADGTLNLGTLLIFSAVVGFTGSFMSLLMSRWMAKKMMGVQVLDPDGSLSPAERSLVERVHRLARAAGMMKMPEVGIYQSPEVNAFATGPSKKRSLVAVSTGLLQEMDDDAIEGVLAHEVAHITNGDMVTMTLLQGIVNTFVVFLSRVAAWAVSRFVKEDLAPIVHFIAVLVFQIVFSILGSLVVFAFSRYREFHADRGGADLAGKDKMLHALRSLQAYSGRVRNEESEAIATLKINGKKGLALFSTHPDLDDRIERLMAK; this comes from the coding sequence ATGGGGAAACGAATATTCTTATTTATTTTGACTAACGTTCTTGTGTTGACGACAATCATGATTGTGCTGTCTGTCTTCAATGCAGGTAACTATATAAAAGCAGATGGAACCTTAAACCTTGGTACGCTGCTTATCTTCAGTGCCGTCGTCGGTTTTACCGGTTCCTTCATGTCCCTGTTGATGTCGCGCTGGATGGCCAAAAAGATGATGGGAGTCCAGGTGCTGGATCCGGACGGATCGCTGTCCCCTGCTGAGCGCAGTCTCGTTGAAAGGGTGCACAGGCTGGCACGCGCTGCCGGCATGATGAAAATGCCGGAAGTCGGCATTTACCAGTCACCTGAAGTAAATGCGTTTGCGACCGGCCCGTCTAAGAAGCGGTCCCTTGTTGCCGTTTCAACCGGCTTGCTGCAAGAGATGGATGATGATGCCATCGAAGGCGTTCTTGCCCACGAAGTTGCCCATATCACAAACGGCGACATGGTGACGATGACCTTGCTGCAGGGCATTGTGAATACTTTCGTAGTCTTCCTGTCCCGTGTTGCTGCCTGGGCAGTTTCCCGTTTCGTAAAAGAAGACCTTGCGCCTATCGTCCATTTCATCGCTGTGCTCGTTTTCCAGATCGTGTTCTCGATTCTAGGAAGCCTTGTCGTATTCGCTTTCTCACGCTACCGTGAATTTCATGCGGACAGAGGCGGCGCCGACCTTGCCGGCAAAGACAAGATGCTCCACGCCCTGCGTTCCCTGCAGGCATACAGCGGCCGGGTCAGGAATGAAGAATCAGAAGCTATTGCAACGTTGAAAATCAACGGCAAAAAAGGCCTCGCCCTCTTTTCGACTCACCCGGATCTGGATGACCGGATTGAGAGGCTGATGGCTAAATAA
- a CDS encoding DUF1836 domain-containing protein, which translates to MSGLQFSRKQMAQLLANLRVDGKKPVEPTLDEVRNGTDEAGADPEIIQKLIKRIDRPEVGFSLNEIVALGNLLEFTKLSHGAVQNWVKRDVKELIGSPLLGKKYTVEQAATLFIVEDLKHSLGFESIRSILQLVFNNPEDRSDDIIDPVDLFFAYASLFDRMQLAFRDGMDQGLGLNGTAQQWIETEAAAFAIKYETISKSEKQAIRTVISICLFSVQSAWFQYQAKMVTGELLK; encoded by the coding sequence ATGAGCGGACTTCAGTTTTCGAGAAAGCAAATGGCGCAGCTGCTTGCCAATTTGCGTGTAGACGGAAAAAAACCGGTCGAGCCGACCCTTGATGAGGTAAGGAATGGAACTGATGAGGCAGGGGCCGATCCTGAAATTATCCAAAAGCTGATCAAACGGATCGACAGGCCCGAAGTAGGGTTCTCATTGAATGAAATTGTAGCGCTCGGCAATTTGCTCGAATTCACGAAACTGAGCCACGGTGCGGTGCAAAACTGGGTGAAACGGGATGTGAAGGAGCTGATCGGCTCACCGCTGCTCGGCAAAAAGTATACGGTAGAGCAGGCTGCGACCCTTTTCATCGTTGAAGATTTAAAGCATTCGCTTGGTTTCGAATCGATCCGGTCGATCCTGCAGCTCGTTTTCAACAACCCGGAAGACCGTTCGGATGACATCATTGATCCGGTTGATTTGTTTTTTGCGTATGCTTCCTTATTTGACAGGATGCAGCTCGCCTTCAGGGATGGAATGGACCAGGGGCTCGGACTCAACGGCACCGCCCAGCAATGGATCGAAACGGAAGCCGCCGCCTTTGCAATAAAATACGAAACAATTTCGAAGAGTGAGAAGCAGGCAATCCGCACGGTGATCAGCATTTGCCTCTTTTCCGTACAGTCCGCCTGGTTCCAATACCAGGCAAAAATGGTCACTGGTGAACTGTTGAAATAA
- a CDS encoding S8 family serine peptidase, translating to MQLKNFLIALVLAFSMIFSVFLPQQAGAETSLDKIDEQITAKLAETAGTLQVIVTFKGDDAPDRGQIDLLEKAGVSAGVTFQSLPMAGITANLDQIKQLAKSPEVYSIYFNEAVEYDNDTATAITGVDRVRTDDTMRQLNGGLPVTGKGIGVVVNDSGIDGTHEDHKFGENLVQNVMASTNLNALSELLPISYIENVPNSDSTGGHGTHVAGIVGGTGEKSAGKYEGAAPGASLVGYGSGAAVAILDTLGGFDYALTNQAKYDIRVITNSWGTTSDAGTDFDPLDPINVATKKLYDRGIITVFSAGNSGPADSTISGNYKKAPWVITVAAGTKQGKLTDFSSRGAAGKGGTVDIGGESFTWEDRPTITAPGAGIVSTRVIAPVSSLGAADDAENIDPAHLPYYTTMSGTSMAAPHVAGVIALMLEANPGLSPDEVKAIIQDTASNMPGYEAWETGAGYVNAYAAVDAAFTGREYGTTVNMNRTFNANVEMGVDREPFEMDFSVLGGNEKTFTVEEGLTELTASINAKGLLGETGNTINLVLVDPDGNRHSSGVSVLFPLYTDRTVQVTAPKAGEWMLKLEGLEGLVALDETVKGELVFKQAGGFTGLSDIAGHPAEAAIKTAVSERLADSNHNGEFRPDDNLKRIELAEYLVMGAGIRQSLPEKASFKDVNGSAVPFAEAAAADGAALRDTGQQDSGVMMPAAGGKFAPNKGINRAELAYSFVQNLGLEQEAKAKNNEPVTVQYGSERIPLEDAGDIPEELRGYVQLALDLNIINASFDVEQGPYDLEPEVTAFFNPGGTVTRADYAVAASRYFSAY from the coding sequence ATGCAGCTGAAAAACTTTCTTATCGCCCTTGTACTGGCTTTTTCGATGATTTTTTCCGTGTTTCTGCCTCAACAGGCTGGAGCAGAGACTTCGCTTGATAAGATTGATGAACAAATAACAGCGAAACTGGCTGAGACGGCCGGCACGCTCCAGGTTATCGTGACATTCAAGGGAGACGATGCTCCAGACCGCGGGCAAATCGATCTTCTTGAAAAGGCGGGCGTTTCAGCAGGCGTCACCTTCCAGAGTCTGCCGATGGCGGGAATAACAGCAAATTTGGATCAAATCAAACAGCTTGCCAAAAGTCCTGAAGTCTATTCGATTTACTTCAATGAAGCGGTTGAATACGATAACGATACGGCGACAGCCATAACAGGCGTTGATAGAGTAAGAACGGATGACACAATGCGGCAGCTAAACGGCGGCTTGCCGGTTACAGGGAAAGGAATCGGAGTCGTCGTGAATGACAGCGGCATTGACGGCACGCATGAGGACCACAAATTCGGTGAAAATCTCGTGCAGAATGTCATGGCTTCAACGAACTTGAACGCTCTTTCTGAACTGCTGCCGATTTCATATATCGAAAATGTGCCCAATTCGGACAGCACTGGCGGGCATGGCACGCATGTCGCAGGGATTGTCGGCGGTACAGGCGAAAAATCAGCGGGAAAATACGAAGGGGCGGCGCCAGGTGCCAGCTTGGTCGGATACGGGTCCGGAGCGGCAGTGGCGATTCTCGATACGCTTGGCGGTTTTGATTATGCACTTACCAACCAGGCGAAATATGATATACGGGTCATTACGAATTCATGGGGAACAACCAGTGATGCCGGAACGGATTTTGACCCGCTGGATCCGATAAACGTAGCGACGAAAAAGCTTTATGACCGGGGCATCATCACTGTTTTTTCGGCGGGGAACTCAGGACCTGCTGATTCGACGATTTCAGGTAATTATAAAAAAGCGCCATGGGTCATTACCGTTGCAGCGGGAACAAAACAGGGCAAATTGACGGACTTCTCCTCACGGGGTGCTGCCGGCAAGGGTGGAACGGTCGATATCGGAGGAGAGTCATTCACATGGGAAGACAGGCCGACAATCACTGCACCGGGAGCAGGTATCGTATCAACGAGGGTGATTGCACCGGTATCAAGCCTTGGTGCGGCAGATGATGCCGAAAATATCGACCCGGCTCACCTCCCATACTATACGACCATGAGCGGCACATCGATGGCGGCGCCGCATGTCGCCGGTGTGATCGCACTCATGCTGGAAGCAAATCCGGGTCTTTCGCCGGATGAAGTGAAAGCGATTATCCAGGATACCGCTTCGAACATGCCTGGCTATGAAGCATGGGAAACAGGGGCCGGTTATGTGAATGCATATGCGGCCGTTGATGCAGCGTTCACCGGGAGGGAATACGGCACGACCGTCAACATGAACCGCACCTTCAATGCGAATGTGGAAATGGGGGTTGATCGTGAGCCGTTCGAAATGGATTTCAGTGTTCTCGGCGGTAACGAAAAAACATTCACGGTTGAAGAAGGACTGACTGAGCTGACGGCTTCAATCAATGCGAAAGGGCTGCTCGGTGAAACAGGAAACACGATTAATCTGGTGCTGGTCGACCCGGATGGAAACCGGCACAGTTCAGGTGTTTCCGTATTGTTTCCGCTTTACACCGACCGCACCGTCCAGGTTACCGCTCCGAAAGCAGGAGAGTGGATGCTCAAACTGGAAGGTCTCGAGGGACTCGTTGCACTCGATGAAACGGTAAAAGGGGAACTTGTCTTCAAACAGGCGGGCGGCTTTACAGGATTGAGCGATATCGCTGGCCATCCGGCCGAGGCGGCGATCAAAACGGCGGTAAGTGAGCGGCTGGCCGACAGTAATCATAATGGTGAATTCCGGCCCGATGATAACCTTAAGCGGATCGAGTTGGCTGAATACCTGGTGATGGGTGCGGGAATCCGCCAGTCCCTGCCGGAAAAAGCAAGTTTCAAAGATGTAAACGGAAGTGCTGTTCCGTTTGCGGAAGCGGCAGCGGCGGATGGAGCCGCTCTCCGGGATACCGGGCAGCAAGACAGCGGAGTCATGATGCCGGCCGCTGGTGGAAAGTTTGCGCCAAACAAGGGTATCAACCGGGCTGAACTGGCATACAGCTTCGTTCAGAACCTTGGGCTCGAACAGGAGGCAAAAGCGAAAAACAATGAACCGGTCACTGTCCAATATGGAAGTGAACGGATCCCGCTGGAAGATGCGGGCGACATTCCAGAAGAGCTGCGTGGGTATGTCCAGCTGGCACTGGACCTGAATATCATCAATGCCAGCTTCGATGTTGAACAGGGCCCCTACGACCTTGAACCGGAAGTCACTGCTTTTTTCAACCCGGGTGGCACTGTTACGCGGGCTGATTACGCAGTTGCTGCGAGCCGTTATTTTTCAGCCTATTAA
- a CDS encoding MFS transporter, which translates to MQKSAVIPKTGIKENALQFGLLVVINLFVGSMVGLERSILPIIGEEIFGLASASAALSFIVSFGFSKAIVNLFAGNLADRIGRKQILLAGWGIGLLVPILVIFASGWELIVFANILLGINQGLTWSMTVNMKIDLAAPRERGMAVGLNEFAGYIGVGLMAFLSGYIASAYGLRPEPFYIGIALAVTGLLLSLAVQDTSKFVKAHAETHEKAGQMSGAEVFRQTTYKDKNLAGISFAGLSTNLKDGMSWGLFPLFFASAGLTIGQIGVIVAIYPIAWGIFQLFSGAWSDKVGRKGLIAAGMILQAAAIWWILLVDNYGLWITGAILLGIGTAMVYPTLIAAIGDAAHPEWRASSMGIYRFWRDSGYAFGALLAGVLADTLGVNWAMGLVAVLPLAAGINVLFRVEETLKR; encoded by the coding sequence ATGCAAAAATCCGCTGTTATTCCAAAAACCGGAATAAAAGAAAACGCGCTTCAATTCGGGCTGCTTGTCGTCATCAACTTATTTGTCGGTTCGATGGTCGGACTCGAGCGGTCCATCCTGCCAATTATCGGTGAAGAGATATTCGGCCTGGCATCTGCAAGCGCTGCACTTTCCTTCATCGTCAGCTTTGGGTTCTCCAAGGCGATAGTGAATCTGTTCGCCGGTAATCTCGCTGACCGGATTGGACGGAAACAGATATTGCTGGCAGGCTGGGGTATCGGTTTGCTTGTGCCGATACTCGTAATATTCGCTTCCGGCTGGGAACTGATCGTTTTTGCGAACATCCTGCTCGGAATCAATCAGGGCCTGACCTGGTCGATGACTGTCAATATGAAAATCGATCTGGCTGCTCCGAGAGAACGGGGCATGGCCGTTGGACTGAATGAATTTGCCGGTTACATCGGCGTCGGCCTGATGGCTTTCCTGTCCGGTTACATCGCGTCTGCATACGGTTTGAGGCCTGAACCTTTTTATATCGGCATCGCCCTGGCAGTCACCGGTTTGCTATTGTCCCTGGCTGTCCAGGATACTTCAAAATTTGTAAAAGCACATGCCGAAACACACGAAAAAGCCGGACAAATGAGCGGCGCCGAAGTGTTCCGGCAAACAACCTATAAGGATAAAAACCTGGCCGGCATCAGCTTTGCCGGATTATCAACTAATTTAAAAGATGGGATGAGCTGGGGACTGTTCCCGCTTTTCTTTGCATCTGCGGGACTTACCATCGGGCAGATCGGAGTAATTGTCGCCATCTATCCGATCGCCTGGGGCATTTTCCAGTTATTCTCCGGAGCCTGGAGCGACAAAGTCGGAAGAAAAGGCCTGATTGCCGCCGGAATGATTCTTCAGGCTGCCGCAATATGGTGGATTTTACTTGTGGACAACTATGGACTATGGATTACTGGCGCAATCCTGCTTGGAATCGGTACGGCAATGGTATATCCTACATTAATCGCGGCAATCGGCGATGCTGCCCACCCTGAATGGCGTGCATCATCAATGGGAATCTACCGCTTCTGGCGTGACAGCGGATATGCTTTCGGCGCCCTGCTTGCCGGAGTGCTGGCCGATACTTTGGGTGTCAACTGGGCGATGGGCCTTGTTGCAGTATTGCCGCTTGCCGCAGGAATCAATGTCCTGTTCAGAGTGGAAGAGACGTTAAAACGATAA
- the glsA gene encoding glutaminase A — protein MRKMTNEYLQELVEIFAPYATDGKAHTSIPEINEKVEGYLGIAVTDMDGNEYKAGDTDFRFSMQSMSKAINYLVALEDLGFESVYKMVGVDTSDSHYASITAFNEQGKQKPFNPFVDEGALAVTSMIVGENSEEKMEHILKLLRKITGNNKLKVNDINYDDMKSKGAKHRAFGYLMEHKGIIPSGKVEDAIDLYFKGICVHLNTVELARIGAFLANDGYLEREDKQLVKPENAQILKAVMQTSGMYTDSGNFAVKIGIPSKSGISGGIISSVTGEMGIGVFGPAINSHGTSVAGKAILERISNDFELNMFKHSIAR, from the coding sequence ATGCGAAAAATGACAAACGAGTACCTGCAGGAGCTGGTCGAAATATTTGCGCCTTATGCAACTGACGGGAAAGCGCACACATCGATTCCTGAAATTAATGAAAAAGTAGAAGGCTATCTTGGTATTGCGGTCACCGATATGGACGGGAATGAATACAAAGCTGGCGATACCGATTTCCGCTTTTCAATGCAGAGCATGTCCAAAGCAATCAACTATCTGGTCGCTCTTGAAGACCTCGGCTTTGAAAGTGTGTATAAAATGGTTGGTGTCGATACATCCGACAGCCACTATGCTTCTATCACCGCCTTTAATGAGCAGGGCAAACAAAAGCCATTCAATCCTTTTGTAGATGAAGGCGCCCTCGCAGTCACTTCGATGATAGTGGGGGAAAACTCCGAGGAAAAAATGGAACACATTTTAAAGCTGCTGAGAAAGATAACGGGAAATAACAAACTGAAGGTCAATGACATCAATTATGATGATATGAAAAGCAAAGGGGCCAAACACCGTGCATTCGGATACTTGATGGAACATAAAGGCATTATACCGAGCGGCAAAGTGGAAGATGCCATCGATTTATACTTCAAAGGGATTTGTGTGCATCTTAATACAGTTGAACTGGCGAGAATCGGAGCATTTCTTGCGAATGACGGCTACCTTGAAAGGGAGGACAAGCAGCTTGTCAAACCTGAAAATGCCCAAATCCTGAAGGCTGTCATGCAGACGTCAGGAATGTACACCGATTCGGGTAATTTTGCTGTCAAAATCGGTATCCCGTCAAAAAGCGGAATCAGCGGCGGCATCATTTCTTCCGTGACGGGAGAAATGGGAATCGGCGTTTTCGGCCCGGCGATCAATTCACACGGGACGAGTGTCGCCGGGAAAGCAATACTCGAACGGATATCAAATGACTTTGAACTGAATATGTTCAAACACAGCATTGCCAGATGA
- a CDS encoding spore germination protein, with product MVKSLSRPNSTEMKPLTEQLRISGNLIENEKYLRAVFSNSYDVIYRKIHIGKGDSACKALFIAISGMFDQDQVQKNILDPLMEVEDCSSEILHGMETEIISAHNCGETRGFEDAVKSILKGEPALFINGLEKAYLLRSATWEMRGIQEPVTETVVRGPREGFVETLQVNTSMLRRKIRNSRLKIEHLEIGEVTETPVAVAYIDGIANKELIKEVKKRLTGIKTDAILESGYIEEFIEDAPLSVFPTVSNTERPDITAAKLLEGRVAILTEGTPVVLVVPYLMFESFQNAEDYYSRPYLSSLVRALRLTGFFFSSLAPGIYLAFQNFHIEVFPTDLLISFAAAREGVPFPLFAEILFMLLGFEFLREASVRMPRPVGQAISIVGALILGESAVNAGFVGSPTIIVIAVSAISGLVVPSLNDITSIMRLVYLVAAALFGMYGIMLVLMFWLIHVNSLTSFGVPYLGSWYPLSLSSWKDFIFRAPHWMQNRRPEPLNPSDIVRQPPGQKTQVKKGDKE from the coding sequence ATGGTTAAATCCCTGTCGAGACCAAACAGCACCGAAATGAAACCGCTAACTGAACAGCTGAGAATTTCCGGAAACTTAATCGAAAATGAAAAATATTTAAGGGCTGTTTTTTCAAACAGTTATGATGTGATTTACCGGAAAATTCATATCGGCAAAGGCGACTCTGCATGCAAAGCACTGTTTATCGCCATCAGCGGGATGTTTGATCAGGATCAGGTCCAGAAAAATATTCTCGATCCGTTAATGGAAGTAGAGGACTGCAGTTCAGAGATTCTCCATGGAATGGAGACAGAAATCATAAGCGCCCATAATTGCGGGGAAACGAGGGGCTTTGAAGACGCAGTGAAAAGTATATTAAAAGGCGAACCGGCTCTGTTTATCAATGGGCTTGAAAAAGCGTATCTATTGCGGTCGGCTACGTGGGAGATGCGGGGAATTCAGGAACCGGTCACAGAAACAGTCGTCCGGGGCCCTCGAGAAGGATTTGTAGAGACGCTTCAGGTGAACACGTCCATGCTGAGGCGGAAAATACGGAACTCGCGTCTTAAAATCGAACATTTAGAAATTGGTGAAGTCACAGAAACACCGGTGGCTGTCGCTTATATTGACGGGATTGCGAACAAGGAACTTATTAAAGAAGTGAAAAAGAGGTTAACAGGCATTAAAACGGATGCGATTTTAGAATCAGGTTATATCGAGGAGTTCATTGAAGATGCACCGCTATCCGTATTTCCGACCGTCTCAAACACGGAGCGCCCCGATATTACGGCGGCAAAATTGCTGGAAGGCAGAGTGGCAATCCTGACAGAGGGAACCCCTGTAGTTTTGGTTGTGCCATATTTAATGTTCGAATCCTTCCAAAATGCGGAAGATTACTATTCACGTCCGTATTTAAGTTCGCTGGTACGGGCTCTTCGGCTGACCGGTTTCTTTTTTTCCAGTCTGGCCCCGGGAATCTATCTGGCCTTTCAAAATTTCCATATTGAAGTATTCCCGACTGACCTTCTTATCAGCTTTGCAGCTGCGAGGGAAGGGGTGCCTTTTCCACTGTTCGCTGAAATCTTGTTTATGCTGCTCGGCTTTGAATTTTTGAGGGAAGCATCAGTGAGAATGCCGAGGCCTGTCGGGCAGGCCATTTCCATTGTAGGGGCTTTGATCCTCGGAGAATCAGCCGTTAATGCGGGGTTTGTCGGGTCTCCAACCATTATCGTCATAGCAGTTTCTGCAATAAGCGGACTTGTCGTGCCTTCCCTGAATGATATTACCAGTATCATGAGACTCGTTTATCTGGTTGCTGCAGCATTGTTTGGCATGTACGGAATTATGCTCGTCCTTATGTTCTGGCTCATTCATGTGAATTCGCTCACGTCTTTCGGGGTTCCGTATCTTGGATCCTGGTATCCTTTGTCGCTGAGTTCATGGAAGGATTTCATATTCCGGGCCCCGCATTGGATGCAAAACAGGAGGCCGGAACCGCTCAATCCTTCTGATATCGTACGCCAGCCCCCGGGTCAGAAGACTCAGGTGAAGAAGGGTGATAAGGAATGA
- a CDS encoding Ger(x)C family spore germination protein, whose translation MKSIKCTAVFIMIAFLSGCWGSTELPEISIVSSVGIDRSEDGEIQLTTHLIDPTAVKNEQEQPYNVQTISGKTVFKAVRESITVIGEKQNWQHVMAFIVGKDIAEESVIPILDFFSRDHEPRLKMYMMVADRQAREILEDYPPSTEIPAVQLQDAIDSQEELSEAPKVEYHDFIQYLRNPYIDPYMPVVRFGEEGRVQVHGTAVFKDDRVAGYLGKQETVAFQRVKGDVKGGLQLVELEERGSAEQDNALEASIEIKQSKSSTRAKIKNGEPVITIEVTEIGFIGELTEPVKVTAKLLKEIENEYEKTVKQEIEESVKKIQKEFQANLLGFAEVIEREDPAYWKKHKHEWSEIYPELEVQVNVKATIRDHGLIEHHLNEKGRAE comes from the coding sequence GTGAAATCAATTAAATGTACTGCGGTGTTTATCATGATCGCATTCCTCTCAGGGTGCTGGGGTTCCACCGAGCTTCCCGAAATATCGATTGTTTCAAGCGTGGGAATTGACCGGAGCGAGGATGGAGAAATCCAATTAACGACCCATCTCATAGATCCAACGGCAGTGAAAAACGAACAGGAGCAGCCATACAACGTACAAACAATCAGCGGAAAGACAGTCTTTAAAGCGGTACGAGAGTCAATAACAGTGATTGGAGAGAAGCAGAACTGGCAGCATGTCATGGCATTCATCGTCGGGAAAGATATAGCCGAGGAGTCAGTCATTCCGATTCTTGACTTCTTTTCCAGGGATCATGAACCCCGCCTCAAAATGTATATGATGGTGGCGGATCGGCAAGCGCGGGAAATTTTGGAGGATTATCCGCCGTCTACAGAGATTCCGGCCGTGCAATTGCAGGATGCAATCGACAGCCAGGAGGAGCTAAGCGAGGCTCCGAAGGTTGAGTATCACGATTTCATCCAATATTTACGGAATCCATACATAGATCCCTACATGCCGGTTGTCCGTTTCGGTGAAGAAGGCAGAGTACAGGTGCATGGCACCGCTGTTTTCAAAGATGACAGGGTAGCAGGGTATCTTGGAAAACAAGAAACGGTCGCGTTTCAACGCGTTAAAGGGGATGTCAAGGGCGGGCTTCAACTGGTGGAATTGGAAGAAAGGGGAAGCGCGGAGCAAGATAATGCGCTTGAAGCTTCCATTGAAATTAAACAATCCAAATCATCCACCAGGGCAAAGATTAAGAACGGAGAACCTGTAATCACTATTGAAGTCACGGAGATAGGCTTTATTGGTGAGCTTACTGAACCCGTCAAGGTGACGGCAAAGCTGCTCAAAGAGATAGAAAATGAGTACGAAAAAACAGTTAAACAAGAAATTGAGGAGTCGGTAAAGAAGATTCAAAAAGAGTTCCAGGCAAATCTGCTTGGATTTGCAGAAGTAATCGAGCGTGAGGATCCAGCGTATTGGAAAAAGCATAAACATGAATGGTCCGAGATCTATCCCGAACTGGAAGTGCAAGTGAATGTAAAGGCAACTATACGTGATCACGGCCTCATCGAGCATCATTTAAATGAAAAAGGAAGGGCGGAGTGA
- a CDS encoding GerAB/ArcD/ProY family transporter, translated as MQVVSYRQTAFLLSMSLPVMGHMFLIPTIVEGSGRDSWIAIVITVPFAIFFGFSLHRLHKLFPDKDYIQILEHNFGRIAGKAIGIAVIGYFLFMAFVTFYGIVNFIQTVFLVDTPWWALQITFYPLVIYTAVKGVEAIARASMILFVIIIFTGESIALTTNSLKDYNLLLPVLSEGLQPVLYGVALTAALYGEFILLLMLRLRRATVRSKSLFFINTVTVFLIAWMFLGTVTSSISIFGVDQVKNLEYPAQSIVRLVEFGFIERFDIYGILTMISGGTIRMALLHWVLGKGIGQVFGIKKKWLIHSMLFVLLFSLPYAIGSYRVFVDIILFKLYPLTAVISVGLTLLVWLVAEVKTGKNKKKMEGKKLVL; from the coding sequence ATGCAAGTTGTTTCGTACCGGCAGACAGCTTTTTTACTGTCAATGTCACTACCGGTCATGGGCCATATGTTCCTCATACCTACCATCGTGGAGGGAAGCGGCCGTGATTCCTGGATTGCCATCGTCATCACAGTGCCCTTTGCCATATTTTTTGGATTTTCCCTGCACCGGCTCCATAAGTTGTTTCCCGATAAAGATTATATCCAAATCCTGGAGCATAATTTTGGCCGGATAGCTGGAAAAGCGATTGGAATAGCGGTGATCGGTTACTTTTTATTTATGGCTTTCGTGACTTTTTACGGAATCGTAAACTTTATCCAGACTGTGTTCCTGGTTGACACCCCATGGTGGGCTTTGCAGATCACATTTTACCCGCTCGTTATTTATACTGCTGTAAAAGGTGTTGAAGCGATAGCGAGGGCAAGTATGATATTGTTTGTCATCATTATTTTCACCGGAGAGAGCATTGCATTAACGACTAACAGTTTGAAAGATTACAACCTTCTATTGCCGGTGCTGTCGGAAGGACTTCAACCGGTGTTATATGGAGTGGCCCTGACTGCCGCCCTTTATGGAGAGTTTATCCTCTTGCTGATGTTAAGATTGAGAAGGGCTACAGTACGTTCGAAATCATTGTTTTTCATCAATACGGTAACCGTCTTTTTGATCGCCTGGATGTTTCTTGGCACGGTCACAAGCAGCATCAGTATTTTTGGAGTAGACCAGGTCAAGAATCTCGAGTACCCTGCCCAGAGCATTGTCCGTCTTGTGGAATTCGGTTTCATTGAACGATTTGACATCTACGGGATCCTCACAATGATATCGGGAGGAACAATCCGCATGGCCCTTTTGCACTGGGTTCTCGGAAAAGGGATTGGCCAGGTATTCGGCATCAAGAAAAAGTGGCTGATCCACAGCATGCTGTTTGTTCTGCTATTTTCTCTTCCTTATGCGATTGGCTCTTACCGTGTCTTTGTAGACATAATCCTTTTTAAGCTGTACCCGCTTACTGCTGTCATATCTGTTGGACTGACGCTTCTCGTTTGGCTTGTGGCCGAAGTGAAGACCGGGAAAAACAAAAAGAAGATGGAAGGAAAGAAGCTGGTGCTGTAA
- a CDS encoding SDR family oxidoreductase — translation MKNIVITGSTRGIGYGLSRQFLKNGCSVMINGTTDQSVEQALAALRDEFPERKIFGLAGNIGYYPDAQRLWENASERLGRIDIWVNNAGIDQVRSYFWEMEPVDYEKLINTNIIGVMNGSRAAFIGMQKQGGGQIFNMEGFGSDGMMREKMTMYGTSKRAVRYFSRSLAKEAKQTKVQVGTLSPGMVATDLLKKSLAEGGKEAEQAKRIFNILADEVETVTSYLTEEILKTDKNGAQIEWLTRPKIAWRFARSMFTKREIFK, via the coding sequence ATGAAAAACATCGTTATCACCGGCAGCACGAGAGGAATCGGCTATGGGCTCAGCAGGCAGTTTTTGAAAAATGGCTGCAGTGTCATGATCAACGGCACAACCGATCAAAGTGTCGAGCAGGCGCTGGCAGCCCTCAGGGATGAATTCCCTGAAAGGAAAATCTTCGGCCTGGCGGGCAATATCGGCTATTATCCGGATGCACAGCGTCTCTGGGAAAATGCCTCTGAAAGATTGGGCCGGATTGATATTTGGGTCAACAACGCCGGCATCGATCAGGTGCGCTCCTATTTTTGGGAAATGGAGCCGGTAGATTATGAGAAGCTGATTAATACGAACATTATAGGTGTGATGAACGGAAGCAGAGCCGCTTTCATCGGGATGCAAAAGCAGGGCGGCGGCCAGATCTTCAATATGGAAGGATTCGGCAGTGACGGGATGATGCGGGAAAAGATGACGATGTACGGCACGTCCAAGCGGGCAGTCCGATATTTTAGCCGCTCACTTGCAAAGGAAGCGAAGCAAACAAAGGTTCAGGTCGGCACATTAAGCCCCGGTATGGTTGCTACCGACCTCCTGAAAAAGTCGCTTGCTGAAGGAGGAAAAGAAGCGGAACAGGCGAAGAGGATATTTAACATTCTTGCTGATGAAGTGGAAACCGTCACCTCGTATCTGACAGAAGAGATACTCAAAACAGACAAAAACGGAGCACAGATCGAGTGGCTGACAAGGCCGAAAATTGCCTGGCGATTCGCCAGGAGCATGTTCACAAAGAGGGAGATTTTCAAATAG